A genome region from Triplophysa rosa linkage group LG24, Trosa_1v2, whole genome shotgun sequence includes the following:
- the LOC130547925 gene encoding mesoderm-specific transcript homolog protein-like isoform X2 gives MKLSSTYSISRANTTETRRNQQSEPGSARRVRREWWLHVGLLCIPLLAVYLHIPPPQLSPELNTWRSSGHIFNFRGHDIFYKGPRCH, from the exons ATGAAACTCAGCAGCACATATTCAATCTCACGAGCAAACACGACCGAGACACGCAGGAATCAG CAGAGTGAACCTGGATCGGCCCGTCGCGTGCGCAGGGAGTGGTGGCTTCACGTGGGTCTGTTGTGCATTCCTCTGCTCGCGGTGTATTTACACATTCCTCCTCCACAGCTCTCACCTGAACTAAACACTTGGCGGTCCTCCGGACACATCTTCAACTTCAGAGGCCACGACATCTTCTATAAAG GTCCCCGATGCCATTAG
- the LOC130547925 gene encoding uncharacterized protein LOC130547925 isoform X1 translates to MKLSSTYSISRANTTETRRNQQSEPGSARRVRREWWLHVGLLCIPLLAVYLHIPPPQLSPELNTWRSSGHIFNFRGHDIFYKAPWDNKGDILTRLTCIYVVGNEDQTRCPRCH, encoded by the exons ATGAAACTCAGCAGCACATATTCAATCTCACGAGCAAACACGACCGAGACACGCAGGAATCAG CAGAGTGAACCTGGATCGGCCCGTCGCGTGCGCAGGGAGTGGTGGCTTCACGTGGGTCTGTTGTGCATTCCTCTGCTCGCGGTGTATTTACACATTCCTCCTCCACAGCTCTCACCTGAACTAAACACTTGGCGGTCCTCCGGACACATCTTCAACTTCAGAGGCCACGACATCTTCTATAAAG CTCCTTGGGATAACAAGGGTGATATTCTCACCAGGCTCACTTGTATTTACGTGGTGGGCAATGAAGACCAGACCAGAT GTCCCCGATGCCATTAG
- the LOC130547926 gene encoding uncharacterized protein LOC130547926: MKKKIQLPRELTLVCRPQWIKSTKRRSLRLRRWSNTSERRQNIGIWCITPCSHALESRGETRSGVSPLLWVPIYGRLGHHPVCYGQHVLVSYLALNTEPLDSVSALIPPEPLGPAHFMTILLAYSSFVCFRYEGKMHKQAKSNLALNPEPLDSMSVLIPCEPLGPAHFVTVLLAYSSFVCFRYEGKMQKHAKFNLVMNPEPPGPLSAHLPLSHWVLLVFIFRFTF, from the exons ATGAAGAAAAAGATTCAATTACCGAGAGAACTGACATTGGTGTGCAGGCCTCAGTGGATAAAGAG CACCAAGAGGAGGAGCCTGAGACTAAGGAGGTGGAGCAACACCAGTGAGAGAAG gcAAAATATTGGGATCTGGTGCATAACCCCCTGTTCACACGCTCTGGAATCTCGGGGAGAGACACGCTCCGGTGTTTCCCCCCTTCTGTGGGTACCCATTTATGGACGCCTGGGTCACCACCCTGTGTGTTACGGTCAACATGTGCTGGTCAGCTACCTGGCCTTGAACACTGAACCTCTCGATTCAGTGTCAGCGCTCATACCTCCTGAGCCACTTGGTCCTgcacattttatgacaattcTCCTGGCGTATtcatcttttgtttgttttagatacgAAGGAAAAATGCACAAGCAAGCAAAGTCTAACCTGGCCTTGAACCCTGAACCTCTTGATTCAATGTCAGTGCTCATACCCTGTGAGCCACTTGGTCCTGCACATTTTGTGACAGTTCTCCTGGCGTATtcatcttttgtttgttttagatacgAAGGAAAAATGCAGAAGCATGCAAAGTTTAACCTGGTCATGAACCCTGAACCTCCTGGTCCACTGTCAGCACACTTACCGCTGAGCCACTGGGTCCTGCTTGTCTTTATCTTTCGGTTTACGTTTTAG